One window of Methanofervidicoccus abyssi genomic DNA carries:
- the tfe gene encoding transcription factor E, producing MVTSKKKLYEMLEDPLVQQILLDILEDNIEGFDVLTTLIELGEATDDEISRKLNLKLNTVRKLLYKLYDARLVDYTREKEEDINWYTYTWKPTLDKLPWVIKKRVQEKLKKLKEQLTIEENNMFFYCTKCGIKYLFEEAIDCGFRCPHCGGIFKEYDNSRDIELLKDQIKFLEEGLKLSIFSTPLPPVTPKAKGRKGSKRRKVKS from the coding sequence ATGGTAACAAGTAAGAAAAAATTATACGAGATGTTAGAGGATCCATTAGTCCAGCAGATACTTTTAGACATCCTGGAGGATAATATAGAAGGGTTTGACGTATTAACCACACTTATCGAGTTGGGAGAAGCTACTGACGATGAGATATCTAGGAAGTTAAATCTAAAGTTAAACACTGTAAGGAAGTTGCTCTATAAACTTTACGATGCACGACTTGTAGATTACACCAGGGAAAAGGAGGAAGATATCAATTGGTACACCTACACCTGGAAACCTACCTTGGATAAACTACCGTGGGTTATAAAGAAGAGAGTTCAGGAGAAGTTAAAAAAACTTAAGGAACAGTTGACAATTGAGGAAAATAATATGTTCTTTTACTGTACCAAGTGTGGAATCAAATACCTATTCGAGGAGGCTATAGACTGTGGGTTTAGGTGCCCCCACTGTGGAGGAATATTCAAGGAGTACGACAACAGTAGAGATATAGAGTTACTTAAAGACCAGATAAAGTTTTTAGAGGAAGGGTTAAAGTTAAGTATATTTTCAACACCCCTACCACCAGTAACGCCCAAGGCTAAAGGTAGAAAAGGGTCTAAGAGAAGGAAGGTAAAAAGTTAG
- a CDS encoding F420-dependent methylenetetrahydromethanopterin dehydrogenase gives MVVKVGIIKCGNIGTSPLVDLILDERADRKDIDVRVLGSGAKMGVEQVEEVTKKMIEDIKPDLIVFISPNPAAPGPKKARELLSKCGIPSVIIGDTPGLKVKDDIEKEGLGYIIVKCDPMIGARREFLDPIEMVLFNADVLKVLAGTGAIRVVQNAIDSMINAIKEGKEVELPKIVVNESKAVESMEYTNPYAKAKAMAAFKIAEMVGDTNVKGCFMVKEREKYLPVVASAHEMIRYAAKLVDEAREIEKSLDTVSRKPHGADGRILNKKKLMEKPE, from the coding sequence ATGGTAGTAAAGGTAGGAATTATCAAATGTGGGAATATAGGAACTTCTCCACTGGTTGATCTAATCCTGGATGAGAGAGCAGACAGAAAAGATATAGACGTTAGAGTATTAGGAAGTGGAGCTAAGATGGGTGTAGAACAGGTAGAGGAAGTTACTAAAAAAATGATTGAAGATATAAAACCTGATCTTATAGTATTCATCAGTCCAAATCCTGCAGCACCAGGTCCTAAGAAAGCTAGGGAGCTGTTAAGTAAATGTGGTATTCCTTCAGTTATTATAGGAGATACTCCAGGGTTGAAGGTAAAGGACGATATTGAAAAAGAGGGTTTGGGTTATATTATAGTAAAATGTGATCCAATGATAGGTGCAAGGAGGGAGTTCTTAGATCCCATTGAGATGGTACTCTTCAATGCCGATGTGTTAAAGGTACTCGCTGGAACTGGAGCTATAAGGGTTGTTCAGAATGCAATAGACAGTATGATAAATGCTATAAAAGAAGGTAAAGAAGTTGAACTTCCTAAGATAGTCGTAAATGAGAGTAAGGCTGTAGAATCTATGGAATACACCAATCCTTATGCAAAGGCAAAGGCAATGGCTGCCTTTAAAATTGCAGAGATGGTTGGAGACACCAATGTCAAAGGATGTTTTATGGTAAAAGAAAGGGAGAAATATCTACCAGTAGTAGCATCTGCCCATGAGATGATAAGATATGCTGCCAAGTTAGTAGATGAGGCTAGAGAGATAGAGAAATCTCTGGATACTGTAAGTAGAAAGCCCCATGGGGCCGATGGAAGAATACTGAACAAGAAGAAACTCATGGAAAAGCCTGAATAA
- a CDS encoding acyl-CoA dehydratase activase: MIMGIDIGSTTTKMVLMDGKNIVDYTVKNIGVIVEEEDILKMVEEFNEKYDIDKIVATGYGRHKISFADKIVPEVIALGKGANYFFKEAEGAIDIGGQDIKVIKMDHDGNVIDFILSDKCAAGTGKFLEKCIDILKIDGDLNRYKSDNIAKISSMCAVFAESEIISLLSKKTPKEDILMGVYESISNRIVPMVNKMKINNIVFSGGVAKNSVLTEVLENKLNKKLLVPEEPQIVCCVGACLMV; this comes from the coding sequence GTGATTATGGGGATAGATATCGGTTCAACAACTACAAAAATGGTTTTAATGGATGGTAAAAATATAGTGGATTATACTGTAAAAAATATCGGAGTTATCGTAGAAGAAGAAGATATTTTAAAAATGGTTGAAGAATTCAATGAAAAATACGATATAGATAAAATAGTTGCCACAGGGTATGGAAGACATAAAATATCCTTTGCAGACAAGATAGTTCCAGAAGTTATAGCCCTAGGAAAAGGAGCAAATTACTTTTTTAAAGAAGCTGAGGGAGCAATAGATATTGGGGGACAGGACATTAAGGTTATAAAAATGGATCATGATGGAAATGTGATTGATTTTATACTTTCAGACAAATGTGCAGCGGGAACAGGTAAATTTTTAGAAAAATGTATTGACATACTTAAAATAGATGGTGATTTAAACAGATATAAATCAGATAATATTGCAAAAATCTCGTCCATGTGTGCAGTCTTTGCAGAGAGTGAGATTATATCTTTGCTGTCTAAAAAAACTCCAAAAGAAGATATTTTAATGGGAGTTTATGAGAGTATATCCAATAGGATTGTTCCAATGGTAAATAAGATGAAAATAAATAATATAGTTTTTAGTGGAGGGGTTGCCAAAAACTCTGTTTTGACAGAGGTTTTGGAAAATAAATTGAACAAAAAATTGCTGGTTCCAGAAGAGCCTCAGATAGTATGCTGTGTTGGAGCTTGTTTGATGGTTTAG
- a CDS encoding double-cubane-cluster-containing anaerobic reductase — MSDLKAMNELNEAFANRKDQLYKQKEEGRKVFGLFCSFVPIELILAANGIPVGLCGGKDTTIPAAEEDLPRNLCPLIKSSYGFKKTKSCPYFEAADIVIGETTCDGKKKMFELMEKMIPMHVMHLPHFRDERSAKLWLDEVKDLKKMIEEITGNEITEEKLKEAIDKVNKMRKLFYKIYKLRAKTPTPIKGTEALRLFQLAYLLDIDTLIPILEKLVKELEEKVEKGEGYEGKRILISGCPMVAGNTKIVDIIEEVGGVVVGEESCTGTRQFENLVEGYDLEKLAERYFKIPCACIFKNDNRIKRIKELVKELNADGVVYYTLQYCHTFNVEGARVEEELKKEGIPIIRIETDYSESDKEQLKTRLEAFIEMI; from the coding sequence ATGAGTGATCTGAAAGCAATGAATGAATTAAACGAGGCATTTGCAAATAGAAAAGACCAACTCTACAAACAAAAAGAAGAAGGAAGAAAAGTATTTGGACTTTTCTGTTCATTTGTGCCAATTGAATTGATTTTAGCTGCTAATGGGATCCCTGTAGGTTTATGTGGAGGTAAAGACACAACAATTCCTGCTGCAGAAGAGGATTTACCAAGAAATCTCTGTCCGTTAATAAAATCATCTTATGGATTCAAAAAAACAAAATCCTGTCCATATTTTGAAGCTGCAGATATTGTTATTGGAGAAACCACCTGCGATGGAAAGAAGAAAATGTTTGAGCTCATGGAAAAAATGATTCCAATGCATGTAATGCACCTACCACACTTCAGAGATGAAAGATCAGCTAAACTTTGGCTAGATGAAGTTAAAGACCTTAAAAAAATGATTGAAGAAATCACAGGAAACGAAATTACCGAAGAAAAACTTAAAGAAGCAATAGACAAAGTAAATAAAATGAGAAAATTATTCTACAAGATCTACAAACTGAGGGCTAAAACTCCAACACCAATTAAAGGTACCGAAGCATTAAGATTATTCCAACTGGCCTACTTACTAGATATCGATACTTTAATACCTATCTTAGAGAAGTTGGTAAAAGAGCTGGAAGAAAAAGTTGAGAAAGGGGAAGGTTACGAAGGAAAAAGAATTTTGATATCTGGCTGCCCAATGGTTGCAGGTAACACAAAAATCGTTGATATAATAGAGGAAGTTGGTGGAGTTGTTGTAGGTGAAGAAAGCTGCACTGGAACAAGACAGTTTGAAAACTTAGTTGAAGGCTACGATCTAGAAAAATTGGCTGAAAGATACTTTAAAATACCATGTGCCTGCATATTCAAAAACGATAATAGAATTAAAAGAATAAAAGAGCTCGTAAAAGAGCTAAATGCTGATGGTGTAGTTTACTACACATTACAATACTGCCACACATTTAACGTGGAAGGGGCAAGAGTTGAAGAAGAGCTTAAAAAAGAAGGTATTCCAATCATTAGAATTGAAACCGATTATTCAGAAAGTGACAAAGAACAGTTAAAAACAAGATTAGAAGCATTTATTGAAATGATTTAA
- a CDS encoding YraN family protein has protein sequence MAKRKGSKKETLVANKLKKLGYKILERNSVKRLNQYKKAEYDVIAKRGNKKYAIEVKSGKQTLTSNDIEKHVKKSNKIGAKPVFYVSKRVKFTKPAQELAKKKGVKIIRD, from the coding sequence ATGGCTAAAAGAAAAGGTAGTAAAAAAGAAACTCTCGTAGCCAATAAATTGAAAAAATTAGGTTACAAAATATTAGAAAGAAATTCAGTTAAAAGGTTAAATCAATACAAAAAAGCAGAATATGATGTAATAGCAAAAAGAGGCAATAAAAAATACGCTATTGAAGTTAAAAGTGGAAAACAAACACTAACAAGTAATGACATAGAAAAACATGTTAAAAAATCAAATAAAATCGGAGCAAAACCAGTATTTTATGTTAGTAAAAGGGTTAAATTTACGAAACCAGCTCAAGAATTGGCTAAAAAGAAAGGGGTTAAAATAATAAGGGATTAA
- a CDS encoding peptidylprolyl isomerase: MEKGAIVKVSYSGYVDGKLFDTTNEELAKEEGIYNPGIRYGPITVIVGQGMLIPGLDEALLEMEVGEEKELELPPEKAFGKRDPSKIRLVPLREFKKHKINPVVGMPVTINNLVGRVVSINGGRVLVDFNHELAGKTVKYILKVEEVVEKPEDVVKELLKLFIPRLNMEEIKVEVREKEVNITIPGEMLIPLRDIGVLIKVVADEILKRLDIEKVSFIEEFKRKDEKSQ; encoded by the coding sequence ATGGAAAAGGGAGCCATTGTAAAGGTGTCTTACAGTGGATACGTAGATGGAAAACTCTTCGATACAACCAATGAAGAGCTGGCAAAGGAGGAAGGAATATACAATCCAGGAATTAGATACGGCCCAATTACTGTTATAGTGGGGCAGGGCATGTTGATACCAGGATTAGATGAAGCACTTTTAGAGATGGAAGTGGGAGAAGAAAAAGAGTTAGAACTACCACCTGAAAAGGCTTTTGGTAAGAGAGACCCTTCAAAAATTAGACTGGTACCTCTTAGGGAGTTTAAAAAGCATAAGATAAATCCAGTTGTAGGTATGCCAGTTACAATAAATAACCTGGTAGGTAGGGTAGTAAGTATAAATGGGGGAAGAGTTTTAGTAGATTTCAACCATGAATTGGCTGGAAAGACTGTAAAATATATCTTAAAGGTAGAAGAAGTAGTGGAAAAACCAGAAGATGTGGTAAAGGAATTGTTAAAACTCTTTATACCTCGTTTAAATATGGAAGAGATAAAAGTTGAAGTGAGAGAGAAAGAAGTTAATATTACTATACCTGGAGAGATGTTAATACCCCTAAGGGATATAGGAGTACTTATAAAGGTAGTTGCCGATGAGATATTAAAGAGATTGGATATTGAAAAAGTATCCTTTATAGAGGAGTTTAAAAGGAAAGATGAAAAATCTCAGTAA
- a CDS encoding MGMT family protein: MEGSSLRDRCYRLVCKIPKGKVTSYKEVAEALGIRGYRLVGMLLSRNPEPVKIPCHRVVKSNGEVGGYIMGVDKKVELLRSEGIPVKNGRIVDFQRYFFRLK; encoded by the coding sequence ATGGAAGGATCATCCCTGAGAGATAGATGCTATAGATTAGTGTGTAAGATACCGAAGGGAAAAGTTACCTCCTACAAAGAGGTTGCAGAAGCCCTTGGAATCAGAGGATATAGATTGGTTGGGATGCTACTAAGTAGAAATCCTGAGCCAGTAAAGATACCATGTCACAGGGTAGTTAAATCCAACGGTGAGGTAGGAGGTTATATAATGGGCGTTGATAAGAAGGTAGAACTTCTAAGATCTGAAGGCATACCTGTTAAGAATGGAAGGATAGTGGATTTCCAGAGATACTTTTTTAGGTTAAAGTGA
- the hisB gene encoding imidazoleglycerol-phosphate dehydratase HisB produces the protein MRIFEIKRKTKETNITLTINIDGTGEYEISTKIPFFDHVLSSFAKHGSFDLYIYAEGDLEVDDHHIVEDVGITLGLALNKIERKNIKRFGWAIIPMDEARATVSIDLGGRPYIVGEYIPNRCSIGNFSTENVTHFFQSVANSGRMNIHFEVKGENEHHKIEALFKAFGVALDMATQVDERKGIISTKGVI, from the coding sequence TTGAGAATCTTCGAGATTAAGAGGAAAACTAAAGAAACTAATATAACTTTAACTATAAACATCGACGGTACTGGAGAGTACGAAATCTCCACAAAGATACCTTTTTTTGATCATGTGCTTTCCTCCTTTGCAAAACATGGATCTTTTGATCTCTATATATATGCAGAAGGGGACTTAGAAGTGGATGATCACCACATTGTAGAAGATGTAGGTATAACTTTGGGCCTTGCTCTAAACAAGATTGAGAGAAAGAATATAAAAAGATTTGGATGGGCCATCATTCCCATGGATGAAGCCCGTGCTACGGTGTCCATAGATCTAGGAGGAAGGCCCTATATTGTTGGAGAGTATATTCCAAATAGGTGTAGCATAGGGAACTTTTCAACAGAGAATGTTACACACTTTTTCCAGTCTGTTGCAAACAGCGGAAGGATGAATATACACTTCGAGGTAAAAGGAGAGAATGAACACCATAAGATAGAGGCTCTTTTTAAGGCCTTTGGTGTAGCTCTAGATATGGCCACTCAGGTGGATGAGAGGAAGGGGATAATAAGCACGAAGGGAGTGATTTAA
- a CDS encoding DUF166 domain-containing protein produces MKLTFIYHEDNKGMERFYNHLINNKDFCRICKDCYNCRGNWSYREDVGRIVIPPVDREVFIEDPSEYLPEIPRGDVVVAQLHEDLLYEIPHMMEDKGYKLLIVPSESPKDLSLSMRNFLKKSCEKLGIDFENPKPFCSLKKKEGREVLNKFIEYFKIGYPQMEVEVENHKVVNTKVIVSAPCGETYYISKRIRGKSLEELKEEIFNAHHNYPCLGSMEYDKELGDTILHEAGYIALDSVKRALSSYRCKNRYCSKGCLIQP; encoded by the coding sequence ATGAAACTTACCTTTATATATCACGAAGATAACAAAGGAATGGAGAGGTTTTACAACCATCTAATAAATAATAAAGATTTTTGTAGAATATGTAAAGATTGTTATAACTGCCGTGGAAATTGGAGTTATAGAGAAGATGTAGGGAGAATTGTCATACCTCCAGTGGATAGAGAAGTATTTATAGAAGATCCTTCTGAGTATCTTCCAGAGATCCCCAGGGGAGATGTGGTAGTGGCCCAACTCCATGAGGACCTTCTCTACGAAATCCCCCATATGATGGAGGATAAAGGATATAAGCTACTTATAGTGCCCTCTGAAAGCCCTAAGGATCTATCTCTTTCCATGAGAAACTTCTTAAAGAAGAGCTGTGAAAAGTTAGGGATAGATTTTGAAAATCCAAAGCCTTTCTGCTCCTTAAAGAAGAAGGAAGGTAGAGAAGTACTTAATAAGTTTATAGAATACTTTAAGATAGGATACCCTCAGATGGAGGTAGAGGTGGAGAACCATAAGGTGGTGAATACTAAGGTAATAGTATCTGCGCCCTGTGGTGAAACATACTACATCTCAAAGAGGATTAGGGGAAAATCTTTAGAGGAGTTAAAGGAAGAGATCTTCAATGCACATCACAACTATCCTTGCTTAGGAAGTATGGAGTACGACAAGGAGCTGGGAGATACTATACTCCACGAGGCTGGTTATATAGCACTAGATAGCGTAAAAAGAGCCCTCTCATCTTACAGGTGCAAAAACAGATACTGTAGTAAAGGGTGCTTGATACAACCATAG
- a CDS encoding 3-isopropylmalate dehydratase small subunit, whose amino-acid sequence MEWIIEGRAWVFGDNIDTDAILPARYLVYTTEEELARYAMTGVDPEFPRKAREGDIIVGGKNFGSGSSREHAPMGLKGLGISLVVAESFARIFYRNAINIGLPLLECKGIRKHVREGDILRVDLNKGVVKNMTTGVELKAQRLPEFMMEILKDGGLMPYLKKRRLKGKLK is encoded by the coding sequence ATGGAGTGGATAATAGAAGGGAGAGCATGGGTATTTGGTGATAACATAGATACAGATGCCATTCTTCCAGCGAGATATTTAGTATATACCACAGAAGAAGAGTTAGCAAGGTATGCTATGACTGGTGTAGATCCTGAATTTCCCAGGAAGGCGAGAGAAGGAGACATTATAGTAGGAGGAAAGAACTTCGGTTCAGGGAGTTCAAGAGAGCATGCACCAATGGGGTTGAAAGGTTTAGGTATTTCCTTAGTTGTTGCAGAAAGTTTTGCAAGGATATTCTATAGAAACGCTATAAATATAGGACTCCCACTTTTGGAGTGTAAGGGAATAAGAAAACATGTTAGAGAGGGAGATATCTTAAGGGTGGATTTAAATAAAGGAGTTGTAAAAAACATGACAACAGGTGTGGAGTTGAAAGCCCAGAGACTACCAGAGTTCATGATGGAGATTTTAAAGGATGGGGGATTGATGCCCTACTTAAAGAAGAGGAGATTAAAAGGGAAATTAAAATAA
- the thrC gene encoding threonine synthase — protein sequence MIQKCIFCGKEYHIDDIIYTCRCGGLLEIVYDYEEIKDKVSKESLRKREIGVWRYLEYLPVENLEKIVSLQEGGTPLYRCKNLGEELGLKELYVKNEGANPTGSFKDRGMTVGVTKAEELGIDVVGCASTGNTSASLAAYSARAGKKCIVLLPGGKVALGKLAQAMFYGAKVVQIRGNFDEALEMVRKLAEDGKLYLLNSINPFRLEGQKTIGFEICDQLNWKVPDRIIVPVGNAGNISAIWKGFKEFKETGIIEDLPKMTGIQAEGAKPIVDAFKRNSRSIVPVENPETIATAIRIGNPVNYPKALDAIYSSGGYAESVSDREITEAQKLLARKEGIFVEPASAASIAGLMKLLEMGIIDKDERIVCVTTGNGLKDPDAAIRASERPIEIECDMEILKSIIEKI from the coding sequence ATGATACAGAAATGTATATTCTGTGGGAAAGAGTATCACATAGATGATATAATATACACCTGTCGATGTGGAGGGTTATTGGAGATAGTTTACGATTACGAGGAGATTAAGGATAAGGTATCTAAAGAGAGTCTTAGAAAGAGAGAGATTGGGGTTTGGAGATATTTGGAGTATCTCCCTGTAGAAAATCTGGAGAAGATAGTATCCCTTCAGGAAGGAGGTACCCCTCTGTATAGGTGTAAGAACCTAGGTGAGGAATTGGGATTAAAAGAACTCTATGTAAAAAACGAAGGTGCTAATCCAACTGGAAGTTTTAAAGACAGGGGTATGACTGTGGGGGTAACTAAGGCAGAAGAATTAGGTATAGATGTTGTTGGCTGTGCTTCTACCGGGAATACCTCTGCCTCCCTCGCAGCATACTCTGCAAGGGCTGGAAAGAAATGTATAGTGCTACTTCCAGGGGGAAAGGTAGCCCTTGGAAAACTTGCCCAGGCTATGTTCTACGGTGCAAAGGTGGTCCAGATCAGGGGAAACTTTGACGAAGCACTGGAGATGGTAAGGAAACTTGCTGAAGACGGAAAACTCTACCTCCTTAACTCTATAAACCCCTTTAGATTGGAAGGACAGAAAACCATAGGCTTTGAGATCTGTGACCAGTTAAATTGGAAGGTACCAGATAGGATTATAGTGCCTGTAGGAAATGCAGGAAATATAAGCGCGATATGGAAGGGGTTTAAGGAGTTTAAGGAGACTGGTATAATTGAAGATCTACCAAAGATGACAGGTATTCAAGCAGAGGGGGCAAAACCTATTGTAGATGCATTTAAAAGAAATTCTAGGAGTATAGTACCTGTGGAGAATCCTGAGACCATAGCAACTGCAATAAGGATAGGGAATCCAGTTAACTATCCAAAGGCCTTAGATGCAATATATTCTTCTGGAGGTTATGCAGAGAGTGTAAGTGATAGGGAGATCACAGAGGCTCAGAAACTTCTTGCAAGGAAGGAAGGAATATTCGTTGAACCTGCATCTGCGGCTTCAATTGCAGGACTTATGAAGTTGTTGGAGATGGGGATAATAGATAAGGATGAGAGGATCGTATGTGTAACAACTGGTAACGGGCTGAAGGATCCAGATGCTGCCATAAGGGCTAGTGAAAGACCTATTGAAATAGAGTGTGATATGGAAATACTAAAAAGTATTATTGAAAAGATATAA
- a CDS encoding OB-fold nucleic acid binding domain-containing protein, protein MNTDRLVKEILKKIPKEELERRIEKKIKESGGLISREAAISIIASELNIDINDYVDEEEFNFSIMDISEGQSNVEVTGKIVDISDIREFRKRDGSLGKVRNITIADNTGAIRLTLWNDKVELVEDLEVGDVVRIENAYVRKWKDRIELSSGINFTIEKLEKYREENYPEIKEIYSVRELMPDMRVRVKGKVITVYEKKEFKRKDGTSGKVKAFILRDDTGIVRCTLWDDLSEVELNTDDVVEVKGYVRKGLRGLDIQVDSIEILKKGETIESPIVDTSQLPNYIGEIISIRGRILRIFPTRTVKFDDRERKVQDVILMDKYGKVRVSFWGGNIQKLKNVKEGDTVLIKHCKVKSYLTPEGEEFITLSAQSYSEVVKDDTVEVPDFPEKLIKIGDIKYLDEKFKRDVTTVGRVIDIQDIREFKREDGSTGKVRNIVIEDETGKIRVVLWDENATIDIKEGDIVKIINGYIRENRGVMELNVGRYGKVIVNPENVVVDIKRKFIGDLEIGDSAEIRGTVVGYIKQDLILYLCPHCNRRTTLNEEGRYICDKCGEVEPREVPVGALILDDGTGNILCRLYGSVVEKVLNTSREELKNMEVVVFERILGEEYVFSGTVNNRSEFIVRGVLSFNIDKEIELLKKIKDSMM, encoded by the coding sequence ATGAATACTGATAGATTGGTAAAGGAGATACTAAAGAAAATACCTAAGGAAGAACTCGAAAGGAGAATAGAAAAAAAGATAAAGGAAAGTGGTGGATTGATAAGTAGAGAAGCTGCAATCTCCATTATAGCCAGTGAATTAAATATAGACATAAATGATTATGTAGACGAAGAGGAGTTCAACTTCTCTATAATGGATATATCTGAGGGGCAGAGTAACGTAGAGGTAACTGGAAAGATAGTAGATATATCAGATATAAGGGAGTTCAGGAAAAGGGATGGATCCCTGGGGAAGGTAAGGAATATCACAATCGCCGACAACACGGGGGCTATTAGATTAACACTTTGGAATGACAAGGTGGAATTAGTGGAGGATTTAGAGGTAGGGGATGTAGTTAGAATAGAGAATGCCTATGTAAGGAAGTGGAAGGATAGAATAGAGTTAAGTAGTGGAATTAACTTCACAATAGAAAAACTTGAAAAATACAGGGAGGAAAATTATCCTGAAATAAAGGAAATATATAGTGTAAGAGAGCTTATGCCAGATATGAGAGTTAGGGTAAAGGGGAAGGTTATCACAGTCTATGAGAAAAAAGAGTTTAAAAGGAAAGATGGTACTTCTGGAAAGGTGAAAGCCTTTATATTAAGAGATGATACTGGAATAGTGAGATGTACTCTCTGGGACGATCTAAGTGAAGTAGAGTTAAACACTGATGATGTAGTAGAAGTTAAGGGATACGTTAGGAAAGGGTTGAGGGGGTTAGATATACAAGTAGATAGTATAGAGATTCTGAAGAAGGGAGAAACTATAGAGAGCCCTATTGTAGATACATCCCAACTACCTAACTATATTGGGGAGATAATATCTATAAGAGGGAGGATTCTCCGTATATTTCCTACAAGGACTGTTAAATTTGATGACAGAGAAAGAAAAGTGCAGGATGTTATACTGATGGATAAATATGGAAAAGTTAGAGTATCCTTCTGGGGCGGAAATATCCAGAAGTTGAAAAATGTAAAAGAAGGAGATACTGTACTTATCAAGCACTGTAAGGTAAAATCTTACCTTACACCAGAAGGAGAAGAGTTTATCACTCTCTCAGCTCAGTCCTACTCTGAGGTTGTAAAGGATGATACTGTAGAAGTCCCAGACTTCCCTGAAAAGTTGATTAAAATAGGAGATATCAAATACTTAGATGAGAAGTTTAAAAGGGATGTTACCACAGTTGGAAGGGTAATAGATATCCAAGATATTAGGGAGTTTAAAAGGGAGGATGGTAGTACTGGAAAGGTGAGAAATATTGTGATTGAGGATGAAACTGGTAAAATAAGAGTGGTACTCTGGGATGAGAATGCCACCATAGATATAAAGGAAGGAGATATAGTAAAGATAATAAATGGGTATATAAGGGAGAATAGAGGAGTTATGGAGTTAAATGTAGGTAGGTATGGAAAGGTGATAGTAAATCCGGAAAACGTAGTTGTAGATATAAAGAGAAAGTTTATAGGGGATCTGGAAATAGGGGATAGTGCCGAGATCAGGGGTACAGTTGTGGGTTATATAAAGCAAGATCTTATCCTGTACCTCTGTCCTCACTGTAATAGGAGAACTACTCTCAATGAGGAAGGTAGGTATATATGTGATAAATGTGGAGAAGTAGAACCAAGAGAGGTACCGGTAGGAGCATTGATTTTAGACGATGGTACGGGAAACATACTCTGTAGGCTCTACGGATCAGTGGTGGAGAAGGTGTTGAATACGTCAAGAGAGGAATTAAAAAATATGGAGGTAGTAGTGTTTGAGAGAATCTTAGGAGAGGAGTATGTATTCAGTGGTACGGTAAATAACAGATCGGAGTTCATAGTTAGAGGAGTATTAAGTTTCAACATTGATAAAGAGATAGAACTTCTTAAAAAAATTAAAGATAGTATGATGTAA